The DNA region TCATTTGCATTGCTCATTGGTGACGTCAATGCGTGTCATTTGCATAAGCTTAGTGGCCGTGTCGGATAACTGCCTGCTGCTCATGGCTAAAGGGATTAGGGAGAGAGACCCTGTGCCATTGGCAGAAGAGCCGTGGACTGTGATTTCACTGAGCAgcatgaatgaaaatgaattacAATTAATATATCTCTTCTTTCCCCTAATGGTCTAAAGTCGCCAAATTTGTTGCTAGTGgcttttttgaaataaattagGGTCTAAAAAGTTGCTAAATCTGAACAGGTCGGCAACTGACAGTTTATACTGACAAGTATAaatctaaaacaaataaaacttcTGGACATGCCAGTGAGGGTGTCCCAAACCTCTCCATAGAGTTGTAGAAGAGAACCCGATCTTTAAAATTTGCAGAGCTGTGCATGAGTATGAACACACtgtgtatgttttaaaaatgtgctgcAAACAATAGGAATAAAAAATGCCAGTATGGGCACAGCTTGGATTTTTTTAAGCATGAAAAGTAAATCAAGTTATTTTAAATCCAACAGTGAAGTATAACACATTATCTAACACAAAGTAACTAGTGTAAGCTAACTAGTATGAGCACATTAAACACTAGTTAAGGCACCAGCAAAACAGCTATGGGTTGTTCAGTTTGTCTTTTACAGTTTTATGTTAGAAGACACAATCTGGAATTCTTTAcccaatgtaaaaacaaaaatgtcctgTCCTTCACAGAGTACTACTCCTAAAATGGTCCTACCATGAGAAGTGGCTGTAGTAGTTGCAGTGGTGACAGGGGATTTTCCCCTGGCCTGGGCTGACTGGTGGGTGGTAGAAACGGAGGTGCTAGTAGCGGGAGAGCTTGTTAGAGAACGTTGGCCTGCTGTACTTGTGATGGCAGTCAGGCGACCTTCAGGCTTTGTGCCATACTGCACTGGCTGGAACAACctagtcaaaaaaaataaatgatcattGTTTTGATGCCAGAGTataaaaattgcaatattaGATTTACATTTCAGAGCAATTTGAAAATGTCCACAGATCTCCCAATCAACCATGTCAAGTTACTTGGAGATTTTATTGCTGACCTCATGGGTTTTATTGGACATGGCTTGGGTCGTGGCGCTGGTTCTGGGGCATTGTGGATCTCCTCTATGAGCTGCTGAGTGATCTTTAGTTTAGGTACTGCCTCTTCAGTCTGATACCGAGTCAGTCTGTTCTCGTTATTGATCAGATCAAATATGGACATATTTGCGATCTAAGAGAATAATGAGATAAAAGATAAGAGCAGAAGCAGATcaatggagatagatagatagatagatagatagatagatatgtttTTTACAAATTCAACATATGCAAGTTTCATAAACCAAGAAGAAGGACTAACGTAACATTAAAAAAGATAGACAGGCAGGTTCTTAAACAACAAACAGACAAGCAAAGGAAGAAACCAATGATTACATGTTTTATGCATTATTAGATAAATGAAATGAGATCAACTGTAATGACAAATGGCAATCACAAGTTGCCAGAGCCCAAAGTCATGTTTTAATACAGCTCACTTTGTCTGTCCAGTGATACCAATAAACCATGGTATATGTTTCACAATGTCACAGGGCTAGCAAACATCTTGGTGCACACCAGCAATGCAAAGAACAAGTGTATACCTTGCTTGAGGCATTCTGAAGAGCTCCCAGCACAAGTGATGGGACGTTGTATTGCAAAGAGGAGCAGACGTAGGAGCTGCTGGTCTCTCTGGGTGCCACCAGCTCAGGGTGGTTACACACTCGCTGCAACTGCATCAAGACCTGAAGTACGCTGACAAAATGACCTGTCTTCAACGCTTCCTGAGCTCTAGGGGAGCACACCAAGACAGAAGACAtgattatgtaaaaaataaaaaaataaaagcaaccaATATTAAATGTATCTTTCACCTTTTTCACAAATAAACAGTTTGtgtattcacatttttttgtaagtgtgtatgtaaatactgtatgtatgtatgtatgtatgtatgtatgtatgtatgtatgtatgtatgtatgtatgtatacatatacatatattttaaatttgttcaagaaaaaaacagtttgtgaTTCATTTATAAATCCTCTGATTTACAGTACAATGTGTGGATTCTATTTTTAGCATGTCTTCAAGTAGTTGTAAAGCACTAATCATCCATAGTAAGGTCAAGTATTACTCTCTGCGCCAGGGAAAACCTTACACTGATATCACAATATAACTATCCTAGTGGAGAAAATATCTCACCCTGGTCGAGTGAGGATATCCTCATAAAGGCTCTTCTGTCTGGTGGAGAGACGGCACTTTAGGATATGCTCATACTTCTTGGGCAGCTGTTTCTCCACATCCCTTTTGGAGCGCCTCAGAATGAAAGGCTGGATCATCTACAGTTAGGAGTAAGAACATTTCATATGTAAGTTGCAAGGATTGAAGGTGAGACAAAATCATAATTTTTCATGTGGCACAGTTTATTAGGCAGAGGAATTTGCAGGTGCTATACTCACCCTGTGCAAACGGATGACCAGTTTGTGGCAGTAGTCCTGGTTCTGGTCTGTGCCTGCCTTAACAGGGAAGTCAGAGTATGACCTGGTGATTCCTGGCAAAAGGAAGTGTATCATAGTCCACAACTCCTTTAGAGTATTTTGCAGAGGAGTGTTGATGAGGAGAATCCTCTGCTCACTGCAAGAGGCgcaaaaaatgtctcatttacTCAGTCAACTGAACCTTGTTAAAACCATCTGGCAGAATGTTAAAAACTATttcacaaagaaagacaaaaatatcaGACATGGAAATACACACAAGGATATCTGTCACTCCCTAACAGCTCTTAGCTCTGTGATCatcaggaaaacaaaaaaagcttgtTAACCCTGATTCACATTAcagattaaaaatgaataaacaaaccTGAAAGATTATAACCCAGATTTTTGAGAAACTGAAATTATAATCATGTTCATAACACTGCTCACCTTCTGAGAGCAAAGATTGTTTCCCAGTGTTTCTGAGTCATGTTTTTGATGAGCTGCACCTCATCTAGGACAAGGTGCCTCCACCTTCTCCTCAGAAAATGACTCTGGTCTTTCATCAGCAGCTTGTAGGATGTCACACATACATGGAAGCTGTTGGCGTCCCCCCACCACTGTAGATATCAGATACATTTTTATCACATTAACAGTCGttcattgaaaagaaaaagaaaaaaaggccttTTATGTTGACAATATTTGTTGTTTGATTACCATTCTCTTAGATCTGCGGTCCCTTCTGTTGCCAAGGTACACAAGGATCTTAAGGCCAGGACACCAGCGCTTAAACTCCACCTCCCAATTTAGCAACTTGCACGTCCTTACTACTATAAGGTGGGGTCCCCAGATGCctgtggacaaaaaaaatgacaacatctTTGTGAAATTCACTTAAAATAAACACTGAGTAGGGAATCaagtaacaataaaaacagacaaataaaaacaatattcactCTTCGTGTGTAACATTGTGTATAACAGAGGCATACCCTCCTGGCCAGCTAATTGGGCCATGTAAGCCACAGTCTGCACAGTCTTGCCGAGGCCCGTCTCATCGGCAAGGATGCCATTGAGGTGTTTCTTGTGAAGGTTTACCAGCCAGTCCACACCAATTTGCTGATACTCTCGCAGCGACCCATGCAGTAGAAAAGGAGCTGTGTTGCGGGTCTAGTGAAATAAAAGAccagtgaaaaaaataataaaatgcatatttttcttttgtgtgtttgtgcatgattTTTTGTCTTACTGAGGAAGTGGTCCTGAAGCTGCCCTTGGGAAGGATGAGCTCTGTTGCAGCAGCCACTTCCGCTATGTCTCTGGCAGGCTTTCTATCAGAGTCGGAGGAAGTGGCTTTATCAGCACCTCGGTACTGGTCCACACTAAGTAGGGAATCAATTAACACTGCCTCAGGTGGACTGCCTGCAGGACACTCCGTTTCTGGAAATTCAAGAATATCAACTGTTTCACCCATCACATCCTTCACAACCATTAGCTAAAATGGGTATAAGgatgaaaatgacaatttaaTCTTTAAATTACAAAGGCACCTTCAGTCTCTTCCATGCCATCCTCATCACTATGAGGACTAGGCTGAGGCCACTCAAAGCTGTCCATGTAGGCACCAGCATACTGATTCCTCAAAGCATCAAGAGGCATCTCAGCTGAAAACCAAATACAAAAGCATCTGAGTAAGCATTACAAAAACAGAGACAAGTAATACTGGTACTTGTATGGTCAACTTAAGGGAAAAAAGTGTAATTTCTTTTAGTTTGTAATGTGAAAATGATACATTGCCCAAGAACATTTCCACAGTATAAATACCAAATTTGTGCTTAACTCACCATTATGGGCACCAGTAGTGTATAGCAAATTTGTTAACAAGCATGTGTGACATAATTATTACGTTACATTAGTAACACAATTTCTGTCCATACACAGCAATTTTCTGTTCAGATAAGGTTACTTTTTCCAAAACGTCTGTGTTGGTAAAACTACTTCCAGCAGTATAGCATCAGTATGCTGTGTAGCCCAGGTACCCCAACTCTTCACATAGACAAAGAAGTTAAATAAAGAAGTACCATCTTTGGCCAGGTCAACCAACTCTGCTTTGTGGTCTGCTTCCCCCTCCATGGCCTCCTGTTCCTCTATGGTGCTCTCTTCATCtgggacaaaaataaagacaaataataaaaagttgCAAATAATCCTGCAGACTAAAGGCAACTGTTAAAACTCTTTAAACATCCATGTAATTATCTTTTCTTTGATATTTTGACACATACCACGTTCAACAACCAAGGATGaacttgattttctttttttagttgaaGTCGcattttcctttaaaaagaaaacatacatatatatgaagAATGTGTATAAATTAGATGCAATAGGTGCACTTGCATTGTTATTCATTATTGTCAGAGCAGCACCTACCTCTTTATCAGCTTTAACTCCTGCTGAATGACAAGGTACTGTAACACAAGTAATTTaagtgcattacaaaaaaatgtagttaCAGGCAAGATAGGTCAGTACAGTTTAGCTTTGAACCGGAAACCAATGGGTGGGAAAGTAAAAGCTCATGATATAGAGcatatgtattgtattttatttatggtaATTGCTCAGTAGGACCTACCTTTGGCTGACGCTTTTTGTAAGCCGAGTGCTTTTAGCCTCTTCTCATAAATTTCAAACTGGAGTTTGATTTCCACAACCTGACAGAAGAAAAACTgattaagactggaaaaaacACTCTTATAATTCATAAATTATGAGAATGTTTCACAATTaggaaatataaatatataaatgaataaactaCCTGCTCAATGTTTGACCAGAAGAATTCCACTTCTCGGGCAATTGTGCTGGCAATGTGACGAAGATgaatttctctttctttctttgaccTCTCTTCACTTTTCTTCTGCTCTTGATGGTAACGGGCACATGTGCGAACAAGCTGTAGTGGAGACACATTGAGAAAGTTTGgctttcaacaagacaaaagGTTCTGCGGTGACTCCTTCTTTTGTTGTGATGATGTGTCATTTCTCATTAAATGCCTGCCAATACCTTCTTAGCAGCAGCTTCTTTCCATCTCCTCTCTTGGGCAAAGTCAGCTGCCATCCACTGCATTTCCTCCAGGAGGTAGTCCCAGTGGGACTTTGGACGTGAAGCTTCCACAAGCTTGGGGAGCCTACTGGCTGACCACTGGCCCTCCTTCCTTAGCTCAGAGATGCGCTGATGCACTTGACTCTCCTGGGAAATAGAAAGTGTTACAACAAACAGAAGTTCAAATTATACATACTGTGAAAACAACTTCATCATCTCTTAAGCAGACAATAAAGCTACACCAAACACCACAACTACCAAACAAAATCAAGAAAATATGTAGCGGTGACCACAATTCGATCATGGAGCAGACTGCCAATCTCTCAGTCAAATCGCATTGTGGCTCTTGACCTTTGCGGAAAAACTGTAGATTGTTGCGCATTTCtacctctttttctctcacccCTTCACAGAGAAACATTATCTCAATTTAACTCAAAGGGCTTTATTGGCATgggaaacacacagaaaaaaacatgaaaaaaactacTAGCAATAAGTGCAGATAGAGGGAGGCCAGGCAGAAACTTATGGGAACCACTGTGCTAAAAGAACTCACCAGTTTGGCCTGCTCAACTTGCTTATCTTGAGAACACTCCTGTGAGGACTGCATGGTCGCACTTTGACCAAAGCCCCCAATTTTGACTGTGGATATGCCATTGGTGCCAGTCAGTTTGGATTGGGTGCTTGGGTTGATGTTGAGGCCAAGGGGGCGGAGCGGACTCGCAGTATGGGGGGTTGGAACAGAATTGGGAGCAGGAGATATGGAGGCCATGGATATTGAGTTGGTCATAATCCTCTGAACTGGCAGGTTTGAATCTGTACCAGGGCGAGCAAGTGCCACCGTCTATAATAAAAGGGAGAAAACAATTTCTTAATAGGACAATTTGCAGTCTCACTAACAAAACATACTTGAAAATTTAATTTGTATGGTTTAAGGCAGACTGACCACTTGTCCTGACGGCATTATGGCCTGGGATTGTTGCGGCTGGGGCTGCAACTGGAGATGAAGGCCCGGctgcaactgctgctgcagttgggcctggagctgtgtgtgtgggtttacTGTGGCCAGGACAGGCCCACCTGCCTGCACCTTCACCTGTGCCTGGAGCTGACCAACAGACTGAACTGTGTTCTCCACCAACTGAGCCTGCTGAGAGTGTGTCATGGACAGGCCTGCCATAGGAAGGGCACCTTGGGGTAACCTGCCTGGCagctggggaggaggggtgTGCAAGCTGGCTGCATTCTGCACTGGAGGTCCTTTGGATGGGTCATACTGTTGCTGGTTCTGCTTCTGTCCTGCAATCTGGACCGCTTGAGGAGTAGGCGGCATCCCGCCTGTACACATGGTAACCAAATTAGGACAAAGGTGGTATAAAAAGCACACAAAGAAAGATGGTAAAAATCAAGCTGACAATCTTGGCATCTAAGGTAAAGTGTTTTGAAAATGTCTTGCTTGAACAAAAAGCTTTTAAATGCCATTAAGTGGTAGCTTTCCCtcaatatatatttgagagacCCATTTAATCAAGTTATATCTTTTTAAGCTACTGAGTAGATATTAATAGAATAGATAACCATTTTAAATGACAGTTTTAGCTTCAGTTATGAGAGCTCCTCAGAACCTTGAACTAGATGTACTGTATGAATCAACAGTAGTGTACTACTTCCTGATGGTCAGAGCGGAAACTAATGAGTCATACAGCGAAATGATTACAGAATAAATGAAATCAATGTGAGAATCTACATGTCTCTCAAATAAAATACTACTTTGATTAATGCAAAACCACAATATTGCATTTCAAATGTTGAGAGAATGtggttaaaaacatcaaaaaattaTACGTGCAAGTTTTTTAGAGAGGAAGAATAGAAATGTTACAAAGGAATAATAATCTCATAATAAGAGACAGggagaagaaaggaaaacaaaagataCAGAGCAGACACTCACAAAACACCATATGATTGGCATGCATGAAGCGTTGTCATTTTAGCCGTAACCAAGGCATCTGGATGCCTCACATAGCGACAAAGCACAGAGGTGAGCAAAAAGACACACATGGGATCTTGCAGACAGCAGGCCTGAGCGGAGCTGTGCACACTAAAGCAGCACCTGCCTTACCTCCCTGCACGTCACACCACCTTGCCTAGACGCCATCACACCTGGCCCTGACACACCCATACCACCACAATCGCAAAAACCTGTTCCGTGAATGCAACTCCTCCACATGATCCCCCTCCTACTTAGACTGAGGGAAAGAAGCCAAGTCAGAATAAAATGCCATGAAATAACATGGAAGGAAATCAACTAAATGTGAACATGAGATAAATAAAGACACTCTTGAAGATGAATTAAAGATTGATGACTTTGTATCCCTGTTGATGATGTAAGGACGGACAAtcacaaagaaaaagatttgTGAAGGAATGACAATGAGAAACCAAAAGGAAGAATGACATGTGGATTCATAAAATGGAAAGCAAGCAAAACCCATTAGAAATTGAATCAACACAGGGTTCCCACATTCTGTGATCCAACTTCAAATAAGATGAAAATCCATCATTACGGGAAGGTCTGTCCAAATAAAGATGACTAATAGGAACAAACTTCAGAAAAGAAGAGATGGATAACGACGGGTGATCAATagttaaaacaaaaggaaaatcaTAAGACATGGCATCTTCTCATTGAGTGGCTACTCTTCTTCAGACTTGGATTGTCTTCTTATCCTGACAGAGAGAGCTGGTGTTGGTACAGCTATGCCTGAACGTCATATGGACTGCTGAGAAATCCAGCAGATGGATGAAGAAGTTTGTTGATGCTGCTTGAAGTTTGTTTGTAAAAGATGAATGGTGtgattcacttttttaaatctccTTAGTTTGAGGAAGGGGATACGTCCAGCAGCACCGAACAGAACACAGAACGGCCCGATAGTAGCACTCCTACCTTGGGCAGTTGGCATAAGCTGCTGGAGTGGAACGCCAGGTGATCCTAGAGCTACACCAGGATGCTGGAAAATCAGCCCATGGCGACCAACGTCAATCCGGGACCTCTTAGCCTGATCTGGgatttaaaacacacaatacCCTCATAACGCAAAAAAAGCACTCGGCACAGACTAATGACCTTCGGAAGACCTTACAGGTCACCTCTCCTTCCTTGGGTTAAGACTTCAACACAAAGCGCTAGTAGAGGATGCCATATATCTAAAAGCAGAAGCAATtagagggagaaaagaaaacaaacagaaaataaagcaAACAGGGAGGAAACAAAGCAACATAGGAGAGACAGGAGTCTACGATCCTTGCCCTACCTGCTTGCACCATAGCCTGTTGCCTCTTAAAGCCATCCATGTCTCCAGGGTTTGTAATTGTGCCAGCAACAGCCCCTTGGTGTCCCTGCAAAAACCACTTGAGGAATTAGCGATAAAGATACTCAATAgaatttaagaaataaacaatagaTAATTTAATTGTAATAAATGCTTGAACAAGCGTGCATCTATCACCTGAAACTGCTGCTGGACAGAAAAAGCTGCAGAAACATTGGGAGGAAGCTGTGTTGCTATGGCAACTGGTGTCACTGCTTGGCCATCTTTTCCAGTAACAACCTTTACCTGAAAAAGACAGATTTGAAAGAGTAACAATATTTATTagatgaaatgaaagaaatgtacaatttttttttttaattgtaaaattTCTACTTGATCCAATGTAATACCTCATCATTAATGACCTCAGactgttcttcttcttcctcttcatcttcaaGGTCCAAGTCGTTCTGTCTCAAGTAAGTATACAAAGGAACACAGGGCTTCTTCTTAAAAGCTACATAGTCCATCATGTTACCTTGGAGGTGCTGCAGAAAGAAAAGCTCAATCAGGTATTCTTTGAACACTTCTTTCAGGCTCTCCATCTTCTTGGTGTTGTGCTCCAGGCACAGTTTTCTCAGATGTGCAATCTCTGGAGTAGAAGGAGCAATTTCCTCTAACTTCTTGGGAGCCTGCTTTTTTATAGTGGCTACAGACATGCTGGTGGGGGCAAGAGGATTGTTGGGGATCCCCTGGGTTGGACTGGTGAGGGATGGGCTAGACGTTGGAATGGAGGAGGGTATACTGAATGATGCCGTGGCTGTGGTTCCTACTCCAGCAACCACACCCTGCGACGTCTTTTCAAATATCATAGGGCGTGCCAGCTGTCCTTGAATGATACTGCTGATCTGTGGAGGTAGGTTGGAAGTGGTGATGTGACCAGGACTGCCCAGAGTGGGGAGAGCAGTACCGCTGGCCACAGGACTTTGAGGTCCGAGGTGGTGGATGGTGCCTCCAGTCTGTGAGTGAGGCTGAGAGAGCCGGCGCTCCCTCACAGAGCCTGGTGTTCCTGGAGAGGCCAGCTGTATTTGGCCAGGTGCGGCTTGGGCAATCTGGGCCAGTCCTGTCCCTTCTTGGTAAACAAAGTGGCCACTTCCCGATGGACTGCCTAAACTGATTTGTCGCACTAACATACCAGCTTCCACAAATCGTGTTGGACTCTGTCCACATACACCCAATGCTGTTGCTGGTGCTCCTGGCCTTGTCACACCTTGCAGAGGGACTGGGCTGTGTTGGGTGGGACTTTGGGGCTGCAAAGACTGGGGCACAGGTGAGGTGACCTGGATGTATGAGGATGGAGCATGCTCAAACCTCCACTGAGGCGTAGTATGCTGGAAGCCAGGGATGCTGGGTTCTGGATGGGAAGTGGGGTTAGGGTGATCTGCTGGTTACCAGTCACCATCTGCCCCCCATTTTGTAATGTGATGTTCATGTTCTGGCCAGTGACTGGGCTACGACTCATGATTATCTGATAATTGGGCGACTGGGGAGCTGAAGGCTGGGAGCAGAAGAAAATGTGGTCACAGGAGATTGAGGGTGGTTAActgtagcttgttgctgtgTGACTGCCATGGTGgtgggctgctgctgctcctctgctTCAGCCCCACTGACAGACTTGGATCTCTGAAGCTGTCGTTGCATATTCTGTGATCCACTTCCATGGTGCATTGCGTGACACTGTTACTATGTCTAAACACAATAATCTATAGAAAGGACAAAGCAAAGCAATAAGTGATTTTTACCTATTGAACGTGATCCAAAAAGAAGGCAGACAGAAGGCTTTTTCTGGTTAGTCACCCAACATGGTCTCAGATTTCAAACATATTTAATAAATTGTGATTTAAATAAGGTTCTCTATAAAACCTACGGACAATATGCATATGTTACGGAAAATATGCATGTGTGAATTGTCAAGGCATTAAGCTATATCATTTATACAGAAGCAAAATCTTTAACATCTCTGGATACAGTGTTGCAACTTAATGCAACTCAGTGATGATTCATGACAATagtgtttttcccccccaattTGATTTTTACACCATtgtgatgataatgatgattgtGTTGTTCCTTAACTTGACAGGTAGTCTATACTGGattaatttaaaatcaacattaCGGTCCTGTTATTTTATATACAAACTATTTCTCAACAATCATCAATATCTTGATATAAAAGGACGTACAGCATGACAGAGTGCTTTTCTCCAGATCACACAATTATTGTATTAAACTTATACGTGACCAATCTTAAATACATGCACATAAAGAGCTCCACATGCATT from Etheostoma spectabile isolate EspeVRDwgs_2016 unplaced genomic scaffold, UIUC_Espe_1.0 scaffold00000200, whole genome shotgun sequence includes:
- the LOC116674413 gene encoding LOW QUALITY PROTEIN: E1A-binding protein p400-like (The sequence of the model RefSeq protein was modified relative to this genomic sequence to represent the inferred CDS: inserted 2 bases in 2 codons), with the protein product MHHGSGSQNMQRQLQRSKSVSGAEAEEQQQPTTMAVTQQQATVNHPQSPVTTFSSAXQPSAPQSPNYQIIMSRSPVTGQNMNITLQNGGQMVTGNQQITLTPLPXPEPSIPGFQHTTPQWRFEHAPSSYIQVTSPVPQSLQPQSPTQHSPVPLQGVTRPGAPATALGVCGQSPTRFVEAGMLVRQISLGSPSGSGHFVYQEGTGLAQIAQAAPGQIQLASPGTPGSVRERRLSQPHSQTGGTIHHLGPQSPVASGTALPTLGSPGHITTSNLPPQISSIIQGQLARPMIFEKTSQGVVAGVGTTATASFSIPSSIPTSSPSLTSPTQGIPNNPLAPTSMSVATIKKQAPKKLEEIAPSTPEIAHLRKLCLEHNTKKMESLKEVFKEYLIELFFLQHLQGNMMDYVAFKKKPCVPLYTYLRQNDLDLEDEEEEEEQSEVINDEVKVVTGKDGQAVTPVAIATQLPPNVSAAFSVQQQFQGHQGAVAGTITNPGDMDGFKRQQAMVQADQAKRSRIDVGRHGLIFQHPGVALGSPGVPLQQLMPTAQGGMPPTPQAVQIAGQKQNQQQYDPSKGPPVQNAASLHTPPPQLPGRLPQGALPMAGLSMTHSQQAQLVENTVQSVGQLQAQVKVQAGGPVLATVNPHTQLQAQLQQQLQPGLHLQLQPQPQQSQAIMPSGQVTVALARPGTDSNLPVQRIMTNSISMASISPAPNSVPTPHTASPLRPLGLNINPSTQSKLTGTNGISTVKIGGFGQSATMQSSQECSQDKQVEQAKLESQVHQRISELRKEGQWSASRLPKLVEASRPKSHWDYLLEEMQWMAADFAQERRWKEAAAKKLVRTCARYHQEQKKSEERSKKEREIHLRHIASTIAREVEFFWSNIEQVVEIKLQFEIYEKRLKALGLQKASAKVPCHSAGVKADKEENATSTKKRKSSSSLVVERDEESTIEEQEAMEGEADHKAELVDLAKDAEMPLDALRNQYAGAYMDSFEWPQPSPHSDEDGMEETEETECPAGSPPEAVLIDSLLSVDQYRGADKATSSDSDRKPARDIAEVAAATELILPKGSFRTTSSTRNTAPFLLHGSLREYQQIGVDWLVNLHKKHLNGILADETGLGKTVQTVAYMAQLAGQEGIWGPHLIVVRTCKLLNWEVEFKRWCPGLKILVYLGNRRDRRSKRMWWGDANSFHVCVTSYKLLMKDQSHFLRRRWRHLVLDEVQLIKNMTQKHWETIFALRSEQRILLINTPLQNTLKELWTMIHFLLPGITRSYSDFPVKAGTDQNQDYCHKLVIRLHRMIQPFILRRSKRDVEKQLPKKYEHILKCRLSTRQKSLYEDILTRPGAQEALKTGHFVSVLQVLMQLQRVCNHPELVAPRETSSSYVCSSLQYNVPSLVLGALQNASSKIANMSIFDLINNENRLTRYQTEEAVPKLKITQQLIEEIHNAPEPAPRPKPCPIKPMRLFQPVQYGTKPEGRLTAITSTAGQRSLTSSPATSTSVSTTHQSAQARGKSPVTTATTTATSHAVGTATQRAQTTPPVSSSSSNTAATPVASSGNSGIGQHVLGASSVALGQTLAGTVVGSIAPISQPALAQVPRPGLAPSHAIQPSLLSQRLVLTSQAQARLPSGDVVKIAQLANIAGSQNRISQPETPVTLQFQGNKFTLSPSQLRQLTTGQPLQLQGTLGNVHPIVTLLSQHKSSI